One segment of Erigeron canadensis isolate Cc75 chromosome 2, C_canadensis_v1, whole genome shotgun sequence DNA contains the following:
- the LOC122588352 gene encoding stellacyanin-like, which translates to MPSYISLALFFFAIAIATAMAKEYEVGGHVGWRIPASNETELYNVWASRRSFHVGDSLRFRYSTESVVMVDKFGYYHCDSTHPIAYFNDGNTLVKLDKLGTVYFISGNWERCIKGQSMLLDVVDVHQHHRHRHLPASIAYAPQNPYYDMSPSPSQVAGGSGTSDSGSLLLAHASFKAFLGAALVLVIIYSY; encoded by the exons ATGCCTTCTTATATTtcactggctcttttctttttcgcAATCGCCATAGCAACAGCCATGGCTAAGGAATACGAAGTAGGAGGCCATGTTGGTTGGCGTATCCCGGCTTCCAATGAAACAGAACTCTACAATGTTTGGGCTTCAAGACGAAGTTTTCATGTTGGCGATTCTCTTA GGTTCCGTTATTCTACTGAGTCGGTGGTGATGGTTGATAAATTTGGCTATTATCACTGTGATTCAACCCATCCGATAGCGTATTTTAATGATGGAAATACACTTGTGAAGCTTGATAAACTTGGAACAGTTTATTTCATAAGTGGGAATTGGGAACGTTGTATTAAAGGACAATCGATGTTGTTGGATGTGGTTGATGTTCATCAGCATCATCGCCACCGCCACCTTCCAGCATCAATAGCTTATGCGCCACAAAATCCTTACTATGATATGTCACCTTCACCTTCTCAGGTTGCTGGTGGCTCGGGTACTTCAGATTCTGGGTCACTGCTTTTGGCTCATGCTTCATTCAAGGCTTTTCTTGGTGCAGCATTA